TTGACGTGCCCCTTCCCTTCCAGCACGCCCATCATCGTCATGACGGTGGTGTAGGCGACTTTGCGGCGCTCGCGGAGCACCTCGTAGACGTCGCGGACGGTCGCCTCCTGCTTCTGCCAGACCACCTTCATGATCTCGAGTTCGAGCGGGGTGAGGATCGCGGCCTTCGGTCTCATATGTACTAATACCTTAGTATGTAGTATAAGGTTTGTCAAGCCCCGGATGGACACGGTTCGGGATTCGGGCGGAACAAAGGCGAGGCGCAGAGCGCCGCGGTCATGATACGCTCTTGCGACAGGATGGACGTCGATGATCCCACCTGATCCAACTCGAGAACGCCGAACGCCGCGCATCCGGCGCGTGCCCAGTTTGTTTGTCTCGCACGGATCCCCGCTGACGGTGGTCGACGCGGACTACGCGAGCACGTTGCGCAAGTTCGGGTCACGCCAGAAGAACCTGCGTGCCATCATCATCGTTTCTGCCCACTGGCAGACCACGGGACAGATCCACGTTTCGAGCCATCCTGCCCCGCACCTCGTGTACGACTTCGTCGGCTTTCCGAGCTGGCTCTACAGTTTTTCGTACACCGCTCGGGGCGATCGGGCCATGGCGCAGACCGTCGCGCTCAGGCTGCAGCGCGGGGGCGTCGATGCCAGGCTCGATCCCGAGCGCGGGCTCGATCACGGTGTGTGGGTGCCGCTGAGCATCGCCTTTCCCGAGGCGGACATTCCCGTTGTGCAGATCTCGCTGCCGAGCCCCTCACGGCCGGAGACGCTGCTCGCGATGGGTCGATCGCTGGCGTCGCTCCGGTCGGAGAACGTGCTGCTCGTCGGCTCGGGCGGCCTGGTGCACAACCTCGCGAGGCTGCAGGACGACACACCCGACGACATCGCCGACGCGTGGGCCGCTGAGTTCGACACGTGGGCGAGGGAACAGGCCGGCAAGATGAACACGGCGGGGCTTGTGGACTACCAGCGCCTGGCGCCGCACGCGGCGGCTGCAGTGCCCACGTCGGAGCACTACGATCCGCTGTTGTTCATCATGGGAACCGCCATCTCAGGCGATACAGTGATGGACGTATATGAGGGATTCCGGTACGGTTCGCTGTCTCTGAGGTCGTTTGCGCTGGCTGGAAGACGACGCGAGGACAGAGGCTACTAATAGAGTCTGGGGACGGGTTAGTTTTCCACAGCCGCGCGAAATCGGCGTACCTGAGGAAAACTGACCCGTCCCCAACTCTGTACAAGACAGTAGCCCGTCGCCCGTACCCCAAGGATCCTGGCCCCCATCATTCACCTCAGAGCCCGAGCGGCGGGCTGCTGTCAGTTCTATTCGCAATTGCGGTGCCAACAGGCCAGATTCGCCATTTCCCCGGATTTCGCTGAATTTTCTAACGGCGCCCACTTCGGCGAAGACGGTCGCTTGCGGAAATCCGACGATCTGCCGAATCGCCGTCGTGAGCGGAGTTCGGGAACGGGACTCGGGGTTCGGCCTTAAGGATTCGGGATTCGGGTGGGGGGCCGCCTTATGACGGCGTCGGCGACCAGGCGGGCCATCTCAGACCCCGCCACGCGGGGACCGTCCGGCCTTTCCAGCAAGTCCCCGGTTCTGGCGCCCGCGTCGAGAACAGCTCCCACTGCCCGTTCGGTTGCGACGGCCTCCGCCTCCAGGTTGAAGCTGTGCCGCAG
The nucleotide sequence above comes from Acidobacteriota bacterium. Encoded proteins:
- a CDS encoding class III extradiol ring-cleavage dioxygenase, which codes for MIPPDPTRERRTPRIRRVPSLFVSHGSPLTVVDADYASTLRKFGSRQKNLRAIIIVSAHWQTTGQIHVSSHPAPHLVYDFVGFPSWLYSFSYTARGDRAMAQTVALRLQRGGVDARLDPERGLDHGVWVPLSIAFPEADIPVVQISLPSPSRPETLLAMGRSLASLRSENVLLVGSGGLVHNLARLQDDTPDDIADAWAAEFDTWAREQAGKMNTAGLVDYQRLAPHAAAAVPTSEHYDPLLFIMGTAISGDTVMDVYEGFRYGSLSLRSFALAGRRREDRGY